The Streptomyces albofaciens JCM 4342 genome has a segment encoding these proteins:
- a CDS encoding serine hydrolase domain-containing protein, translating to MPFENSRLRSTTRATTRTTALALALTAVLATGPAAAATAPDHRSDGHRANGLRSDGHRATQDALRAVVEKGGLPGVAAEAWDGRGRWFGAAGHADTGTHRERTRAEHFRAASITKTFIATVLLQLEEEGALSLDDTVEKWLPGVVRGNGNDGRAITLRRLLNHTSGLFNYTSDPEFADRTSGPGFPAHRYTTYRPAELVALAMKRPPRDTSGTASYSNTNYVLAGMVIEKVTGHAYAHEVRRRILTPLKLRETSFPGTRPRMPLPHPTAYSRLHQRQPDAPVVDATEQNMSWLGAAGEIISTTGDLNTFFRALTGGRLLGPEATRKMFTTVPADAAGWRYGLGIESVTLSCGVTVVGKTGRANGSVSGAVGTADGRHQLTFNINGDWLGDASSYVGVVEAEFCGARNGQGAP from the coding sequence ATGCCTTTCGAAAACAGCCGCTTGCGCAGCACCACCCGCGCCACCACCCGCACCACCGCCCTCGCCCTGGCGCTCACCGCCGTCCTGGCCACCGGGCCCGCCGCCGCGGCCACGGCCCCCGACCACCGTTCGGACGGCCACCGCGCGAACGGCCTCCGTTCGGACGGTCACCGGGCCACCCAGGACGCGCTGCGCGCCGTCGTCGAAAAGGGCGGTCTGCCCGGGGTGGCCGCCGAGGCTTGGGACGGGCGCGGCCGGTGGTTCGGCGCGGCCGGCCACGCGGACACCGGGACGCACCGGGAACGCACCCGCGCCGAGCACTTCCGCGCCGCCAGCATCACGAAGACCTTCATCGCCACCGTCCTCCTCCAACTGGAGGAGGAGGGCGCCCTGAGCCTGGACGACACCGTCGAGAAGTGGCTGCCGGGGGTGGTGCGCGGCAACGGCAACGACGGCCGCGCCATCACACTGCGCAGGCTGCTGAACCACACCAGCGGCCTCTTCAACTACACCAGCGACCCCGAGTTCGCGGACCGCACCTCCGGCCCCGGATTCCCCGCCCACCGCTACACCACCTACCGCCCCGCGGAACTGGTCGCCCTCGCCATGAAGCGGCCGCCGCGCGACACATCGGGCACGGCCTCGTACAGCAACACCAACTACGTCCTCGCCGGGATGGTCATCGAGAAGGTGACGGGACACGCGTACGCCCACGAGGTGCGGCGGCGCATCCTGACCCCCCTGAAGCTGCGCGAGACCTCCTTCCCCGGCACGCGCCCCCGGATGCCGCTCCCGCACCCCACCGCCTACTCACGGCTGCACCAGCGGCAGCCCGACGCGCCCGTCGTCGACGCGACCGAGCAGAACATGTCGTGGCTCGGCGCCGCGGGCGAGATCATCTCCACCACCGGTGATCTGAACACGTTCTTCCGGGCCCTGACCGGGGGCCGGCTGCTGGGCCCGGAGGCGACCCGCAAGATGTTCACCACCGTGCCCGCGGACGCCGCCGGCTGGCGCTACGGGCTCGGCATCGAGTCCGTCACCCTCTCCTGCGGCGTGACGGTGGTGGGCAAGACGGGCCGCGCCAACGGCTCGGTGTCCGGGGCCGTCGGGACCGCGGACGGCCGGCACCAGCTGACGTTCAACATCAACGGCGACTGGCTGGGCGACGCCTCCTCGTACGTGGGAGTGGTGGAGGCCGAGTTCTGCGGCGCGCGGAACGGTCAGGGCGCCCCCTGA
- a CDS encoding PP2C family protein-serine/threonine phosphatase, translating to MTTLQRTPARDRGVALLLVIVTLAITLADAVSGPQLHFALFMGIAPLIAALRCPYRWTAAVAAVYVLCQAYIHARLVPDWSLASKAVGIFGVVLVAVFALVLCRTRLEREALYARTSMVADAVQREMLRELPLTAGPLEAYGFYVSAQEGARVGGDIYEAVETPHGLRLVIGDVQGKGMPAIGAGHEVLASFREAAHYKDTLEAVAERMEQALSRYNARSAERGGQERFVTALLLEVRGEDGAKVLSCGHIPYYLVRDGQVTERTDGEGGLPLGLGWLTGETRRSVAVEPLADDWVVLCTDGVTEARGADGAFYPLADRLARWTHLEPDELARTLRADLERFTGGRLKDDATVLIVRRGPHTAPRDDARAAADRDTPDQLSMARAAAA from the coding sequence GTGACGACTCTCCAGCGAACCCCGGCGCGTGACCGCGGTGTGGCGCTGCTGCTGGTCATCGTGACCCTGGCCATCACGCTGGCGGACGCGGTGTCCGGCCCGCAGCTGCACTTCGCCCTCTTCATGGGCATCGCGCCGCTGATCGCCGCGCTGCGCTGCCCCTACCGGTGGACCGCCGCGGTGGCCGCCGTGTACGTGCTGTGCCAGGCGTACATCCACGCCCGGCTGGTGCCGGACTGGTCCCTGGCCAGCAAGGCCGTCGGGATCTTCGGGGTGGTGCTGGTCGCCGTCTTCGCGCTGGTGCTGTGCCGGACGCGGCTGGAGCGGGAGGCGCTGTACGCCCGTACGAGCATGGTCGCCGACGCCGTGCAGCGGGAGATGCTGCGCGAGCTGCCGCTGACCGCCGGGCCGCTGGAGGCCTACGGCTTCTACGTCTCGGCCCAGGAGGGCGCGCGGGTCGGCGGGGACATCTACGAGGCGGTGGAGACACCGCACGGGCTGCGGCTGGTGATCGGCGACGTCCAGGGCAAGGGCATGCCCGCGATCGGCGCCGGGCACGAGGTGCTGGCCTCCTTCCGGGAGGCGGCCCACTACAAGGACACCCTCGAAGCCGTCGCCGAGCGCATGGAACAGGCGCTGTCCCGCTACAACGCCCGCTCCGCCGAGCGCGGCGGCCAGGAGCGGTTCGTCACCGCCCTGCTGCTGGAGGTGCGCGGGGAGGACGGCGCGAAGGTGCTCTCCTGCGGTCACATCCCGTACTACCTCGTACGGGACGGCCAGGTCACCGAGCGCACCGACGGCGAGGGCGGCCTGCCCCTGGGCCTGGGGTGGCTGACCGGCGAGACACGGCGGAGCGTGGCCGTCGAGCCGCTGGCGGACGACTGGGTCGTGCTGTGCACCGACGGCGTCACCGAGGCGCGCGGCGCGGACGGCGCGTTCTACCCGCTGGCCGACCGCCTGGCCCGCTGGACGCACCTGGAACCGGACGAGCTGGCGCGTACGCTCCGCGCCGACCTGGAGCGGTTCACCGGCGGGCGGCTGAAGGACGACGCGACCGTACTGATCGTGCGCCGCGGCCCGCACACCGCGCCGCGCGACGACGCGCGGGCCGCCGCGGACCGGGACACTCCGGATCAGTTGAGCATGGCCCGGGCCGCCGCGGCCTGA
- a CDS encoding ABC transporter permease yields the protein MTTLIKLEIVRALRNKKFMFFSVIYPPALYLIIAGGADSTPIPGMKLDMGLYYMVAMSAFGAMTAVLLGNSEAIAKEREKGWVRQLRLTALPGRGYVAAKMASAATISLPSILLVLLVGATVKGVRLEAWQWIAIPVGTWLGSFVFAALGVAIGYLASGDAVRPIAMMVYFVLAFLGGLWMPLTILPQWVQNIAEWLPTHAYAALGTAVEAGSAPHLKDVAILAGYLIIFAGSAAWLYRKDTRTA from the coding sequence ATGACCACCCTGATCAAGCTGGAGATCGTCCGCGCCCTGCGGAACAAGAAGTTCATGTTCTTCTCGGTGATCTACCCGCCGGCGCTCTACCTGATCATCGCGGGCGGCGCCGACAGCACGCCGATCCCGGGCATGAAGCTGGACATGGGGCTGTACTACATGGTCGCCATGTCCGCGTTCGGCGCCATGACCGCCGTGCTCCTCGGCAACAGCGAGGCGATAGCCAAGGAGCGCGAGAAGGGCTGGGTGCGCCAGCTGCGGCTCACCGCGCTGCCCGGACGTGGCTATGTCGCCGCCAAGATGGCCTCCGCCGCGACGATCAGCCTGCCGTCGATCCTGCTCGTCCTGCTCGTCGGCGCCACGGTCAAGGGCGTACGCCTGGAGGCCTGGCAGTGGATCGCCATCCCCGTCGGCACCTGGCTCGGCAGCTTCGTCTTCGCCGCGCTCGGGGTGGCCATCGGCTACCTGGCCAGTGGCGACGCGGTCCGCCCCATTGCGATGATGGTGTACTTCGTGCTGGCGTTCCTCGGCGGACTGTGGATGCCGCTGACGATCCTGCCGCAGTGGGTGCAGAACATCGCGGAGTGGCTGCCCACCCACGCGTACGCCGCACTCGGCACCGCCGTCGAGGCGGGGAGCGCCCCGCACCTCAAGGACGTGGCCATCCTCGCCGGCTACCTGATCATCTTCGCCGGGAGCGCGGCCTGGCTCTATCGGAAGGACACGCGCACGGCATGA
- a CDS encoding ABC transporter ATP-binding protein has product MTSTATTSPPATGRRTGAAPVVSFREVSKSYGSVKAVADLDLELYPGETVALLGPNGAGKSSTLDLLLGLRNPDTGSVSLFGTTPQRAIEQGKVGAMLQSGGLMAGVKVRELVRLAADLHPHAYPVDRILETAGITEIADRMVDKLSGGQEQRVRFALATAGANDLIVLDEPTTGMDVSSRQTFWGTMRAQARQGRTVLFATHYLEEADEIADRVIVLHRGRVLADGTSAEIKARAGARRIAFDLDAPADREALRGLPSLTSLEVSGHTVRIQSQDADATVHAVYGLGLYPRNLEVAGLGLEQAFIAITDAATAEEAAR; this is encoded by the coding sequence ATGACGAGCACAGCCACCACCTCACCACCTGCCACCGGGCGCCGCACGGGGGCGGCGCCCGTTGTCAGCTTCCGTGAAGTCAGCAAGAGCTACGGTTCCGTGAAGGCGGTGGCCGACCTCGACCTGGAGCTGTACCCGGGCGAGACCGTCGCCCTGCTCGGCCCCAACGGCGCCGGCAAGTCCTCCACCCTCGACCTGCTGCTGGGCCTGCGCAATCCCGACACCGGCTCCGTTTCGCTGTTCGGCACCACCCCGCAGCGCGCCATCGAGCAGGGCAAGGTCGGCGCGATGCTGCAGAGCGGGGGCCTGATGGCCGGCGTCAAGGTCCGCGAACTGGTCCGGCTCGCCGCCGACCTGCACCCGCACGCCTATCCGGTCGACCGGATCCTGGAGACCGCCGGGATCACCGAGATCGCCGACCGGATGGTCGACAAGCTCTCCGGCGGCCAGGAGCAGCGGGTGCGGTTCGCGCTCGCCACGGCCGGCGCCAACGACCTGATCGTGCTGGACGAGCCGACGACCGGCATGGACGTCTCCTCCCGGCAGACCTTCTGGGGCACCATGCGCGCCCAGGCCCGGCAGGGCCGTACGGTGCTCTTCGCCACCCACTACCTCGAAGAGGCGGACGAGATCGCGGACCGCGTGATCGTGCTGCACCGCGGCCGGGTGCTGGCCGACGGCACCTCCGCCGAGATCAAGGCGCGGGCCGGCGCCCGCCGCATCGCCTTCGACCTGGACGCCCCGGCCGACCGCGAGGCGCTGCGCGGCCTGCCGTCCCTGACCTCGCTGGAGGTCTCCGGGCACACCGTGCGCATCCAGTCCCAGGACGCGGACGCGACCGTGCACGCCGTCTACGGCCTCGGTCTGTACCCGCGCAACCTGGAAGTGGCCGGACTCGGCCTGGAGCAGGCGTTCATCGCCATCACCGACGCAGCGACCGCCGAGGAGGCGGCACGATGA
- a CDS encoding response regulator transcription factor encodes MTDPSNDQPPQKVRLLLAEDQSMVREALAALLGLEPDLEVVAQAARGDEVVAAARAQPVDVALLDIEMPGISGLDAAALLRAEFPKLKVVILTTFGRPGYLRRAMECGADAFLVKDAPAAQLADAVRRVLRGERVIDPALAAAALADGANPLTDRECDVLRAAADGSTNAEIAAVLSLSQGTVRNYLSTAIQKTGARNRAEAVRTAGDKGWL; translated from the coding sequence ATGACTGACCCCAGCAACGACCAGCCCCCGCAGAAAGTGCGTCTCCTCCTCGCCGAGGACCAGTCCATGGTCCGCGAAGCGCTGGCCGCGCTGCTGGGGCTGGAGCCGGACCTGGAGGTCGTGGCGCAGGCCGCGCGGGGTGACGAGGTCGTTGCCGCGGCGCGTGCGCAGCCTGTGGACGTGGCGCTGCTCGACATCGAGATGCCCGGTATCAGCGGGCTGGACGCCGCCGCCCTGCTGCGCGCCGAGTTCCCGAAGTTGAAGGTCGTCATCCTGACCACGTTCGGGCGGCCCGGCTACCTGCGCCGCGCGATGGAGTGCGGCGCCGACGCGTTCCTGGTCAAGGACGCACCGGCCGCGCAACTGGCGGACGCCGTGCGGCGGGTGCTGCGCGGCGAGCGGGTCATCGACCCGGCGCTCGCGGCGGCGGCCCTGGCCGACGGGGCGAACCCGCTCACCGACCGCGAGTGCGATGTGCTGCGCGCGGCGGCCGACGGCTCCACCAACGCCGAGATCGCCGCCGTCCTGAGTCTCTCCCAGGGCACCGTGCGCAACTACCTGTCCACCGCCATCCAGAAGACGGGCGCCCGCAACCGCGCCGAAGCCGTCCGTACGGCGGGCGACAAGGGCTGGCTGTAG
- a CDS encoding sensor histidine kinase, with product MTEPETETNPAMFGVAPRTRKQMLTKCIWIVIWFLYLTGPIGDLAEGDLSPADEALGWAGLLAFISLYFALLFRHMTHRPLPSGLVRAAVLAIVALAALLSWEIGPNWLVLFTFACVSVGVTQPFRISRWAIPALTATLVVIGFRYSQVQVYLFAYALPCLLSGFAMVGVQHMVRTMRELRAAREEVARLAANEERLRLARDLHDLLGHSLSLITLKSELAGRMLPGSPDAAAQQVADIERVSRQALVDVREAVTGYRRPRLAVELAGARAALRTAAITADIDPALEQEHRGLTADGEGALAWALREAVTNVVRHSGAERCELLLTEEWEADERRYLCLSVIDDGTGPKRGGHDGNGLSGLRERLALADGRLETGTAHRGRGFALRAYVPLGAAPLTGTAAHGTHSPATDHSPSGA from the coding sequence ATGACCGAGCCGGAGACCGAGACCAACCCGGCGATGTTCGGGGTGGCGCCCCGCACGCGCAAGCAGATGCTGACCAAGTGCATCTGGATCGTCATCTGGTTCCTGTACCTGACGGGTCCGATCGGGGACCTGGCCGAGGGCGACCTGTCCCCGGCGGACGAGGCACTGGGCTGGGCCGGTCTCCTGGCGTTCATCAGCCTGTACTTCGCGCTGCTCTTCCGGCACATGACGCACCGGCCGCTGCCGAGCGGCCTGGTCCGGGCGGCCGTGCTCGCCATCGTGGCGCTCGCCGCCCTGCTGTCCTGGGAGATCGGCCCGAACTGGCTGGTGCTTTTCACGTTCGCGTGCGTCTCGGTGGGCGTCACCCAGCCGTTCCGCATCTCGCGGTGGGCCATCCCCGCGCTGACCGCGACGCTCGTAGTGATCGGCTTCCGCTACTCGCAGGTGCAGGTCTACCTCTTCGCGTACGCCCTGCCCTGCCTGCTCAGCGGGTTCGCGATGGTCGGCGTGCAGCACATGGTCCGTACGATGCGGGAGCTGCGCGCCGCCCGCGAGGAGGTCGCCCGGCTCGCCGCCAACGAGGAGCGGCTGCGGCTCGCCCGCGACCTGCACGACCTCCTCGGCCACTCGCTCTCCCTGATCACGCTCAAGAGCGAGCTGGCCGGGCGGATGCTGCCCGGCAGCCCGGACGCCGCCGCCCAGCAGGTCGCCGACATCGAGCGGGTCAGCCGCCAGGCCCTGGTGGACGTCCGCGAGGCCGTCACCGGCTACCGGCGTCCCCGGCTCGCCGTCGAACTGGCCGGGGCCCGCGCCGCGCTGCGCACCGCCGCGATCACGGCGGACATCGACCCGGCCCTGGAACAGGAGCACCGGGGCCTGACGGCGGACGGCGAGGGCGCCCTGGCCTGGGCGCTGCGCGAGGCCGTCACCAATGTCGTACGGCACAGCGGCGCCGAGCGCTGCGAACTGCTGCTCACCGAGGAGTGGGAGGCCGACGAACGGCGCTATCTGTGCCTGTCCGTCATCGACGACGGCACCGGCCCGAAGCGCGGCGGCCACGACGGCAACGGCCTCAGCGGCCTGCGCGAACGCCTCGCCCTGGCCGACGGCCGCCTGGAGACGGGCACCGCACACCGCGGCCGTGGCTTCGCCCTGCGCGCCTACGTCCCGCTCGGCGCCGCGCCGCTGACCGGCACCGCCGCCCACGGCACGCACAGCCCGGCCACGGACCACAGCCCGTCCGGGGCCTAG
- a CDS encoding DUF6113 family protein codes for MSGAKKRTRATTGGKGPAAGTPAAAGSGRKAAADGGTAGRAPGTGLAAPLSPGRVAAYVLLLVLGAVVAIAGGLVQAAWFPGGLLLALAGAGGLFYGGARALGRTGGVLAPGAGWLVTVILLSDSRPEGDFLFGASPGTYVFLVGGIALAVICATGSQMRANGAQAARLGR; via the coding sequence ATGAGCGGCGCGAAGAAGCGGACCAGGGCCACGACGGGCGGCAAGGGGCCCGCGGCGGGCACTCCGGCCGCCGCCGGGAGTGGCCGGAAAGCGGCGGCGGACGGCGGCACGGCGGGCAGGGCGCCCGGCACCGGCCTCGCCGCGCCGCTGAGCCCCGGCCGGGTGGCCGCTTACGTCCTGCTGCTCGTCCTCGGCGCGGTGGTGGCCATCGCGGGCGGGCTCGTCCAGGCCGCGTGGTTCCCCGGCGGACTGCTGCTGGCGCTGGCGGGGGCCGGCGGCCTCTTCTACGGGGGCGCGCGGGCGCTCGGCCGGACGGGTGGTGTGCTGGCGCCCGGCGCGGGCTGGCTGGTGACGGTGATCCTGCTCAGCGACTCCCGTCCCGAGGGCGACTTCCTCTTCGGCGCGAGCCCGGGCACGTATGTCTTCCTCGTCGGCGGCATCGCGCTGGCTGTGATCTGTGCCACCGGTTCGCAGATGCGGGCCAACGGTGCGCAAGCGGCCCGACTTGGCAGGTAG
- the mshB gene encoding N-acetyl-1-D-myo-inositol-2-amino-2-deoxy-alpha-D-glucopyranoside deacetylase has translation MTDLPARRLLLVHAHPDDESINNGATMAKYADEGALVTLVTCTRGEEGEVIPPELAHLAPDRDDTLGPYRVEELAAAMAALGVTDHRFLGGAGRYRDSGMMGAPQNGRPGAFWGADLDEAAGHLVAVVREVRPQVLVTYDDNGGYGHPDHIKAHRVAMRAADLAADPAFRPELGAPHRIAKIYWNRNPRSAVEAGFARLRAAGLSFPGVAEVDDVPGVVDDAVVTASVAGGERYGAAKAAAMRAHATQIAVEGPFFALSNDLGQPLFATEHYQLVRGVSGAAEGQREDDLFAGVPDDEGDEERNADEKEKAV, from the coding sequence ACAATGGCGCCACGATGGCCAAGTACGCGGACGAGGGTGCCCTGGTCACGCTCGTGACCTGCACCCGGGGCGAGGAGGGCGAGGTCATCCCGCCGGAGCTGGCCCACCTGGCGCCGGACCGCGACGACACGCTGGGCCCGTACCGGGTCGAGGAACTGGCCGCCGCCATGGCGGCGCTCGGGGTCACCGACCACCGCTTCCTCGGCGGCGCGGGCCGCTACCGCGACTCCGGGATGATGGGCGCGCCGCAGAACGGGCGGCCGGGCGCCTTCTGGGGCGCCGACCTCGACGAGGCCGCCGGGCACCTGGTCGCCGTGGTCCGCGAGGTACGGCCGCAGGTGCTGGTCACCTACGACGACAACGGCGGCTACGGCCACCCCGATCACATCAAGGCGCACCGCGTCGCGATGCGCGCCGCCGACCTCGCCGCCGACCCGGCCTTCCGCCCGGAGCTGGGCGCGCCGCACCGGATCGCCAAGATCTACTGGAACCGCAACCCGCGCTCGGCGGTCGAGGCGGGCTTCGCGCGGCTGCGCGCGGCGGGTCTGTCCTTCCCCGGCGTCGCCGAGGTGGACGATGTGCCGGGGGTCGTGGACGACGCCGTGGTGACCGCCTCGGTCGCCGGCGGTGAGCGGTACGGGGCCGCCAAAGCGGCGGCGATGCGGGCGCACGCGACGCAGATCGCCGTCGAGGGGCCCTTCTTCGCGCTCTCCAACGACCTGGGGCAGCCGCTGTTCGCCACCGAGCACTACCAGCTGGTGCGAGGTGTGTCCGGCGCCGCGGAAGGGCAACGCGAGGACGATCTCTTCGCGGGCGTACCGGACGACGAGGGGGACGAGGAGCGCAACGCGGACGAGAAGGAGAAGGCGGTATGA
- a CDS encoding transglutaminase-like domain-containing protein, with protein sequence MNGYEPRGHPEPDGDGASAERRRRFAEAARDERPDLARLCLLIAAEADPALDEAGADAVQIELDALAGQLPFAPAGGPRPWARNVAELLGARLGFRGTPADYRRLESSLLHEVLRRRRGLPILLSVVWLEVARRAGAPVYGVALPGHFVVGFGDPYGAHVLVDPFDGGRLLTDEDAGVLVAGATGAPLTEQMLAPAEPLEIVLRILNNIRAWAAARPEHSAVQLWAIELSLLLPSHPARLRHDHAQLLVQRGDFLGGAAELEEYAQVVEAVDTAAAAALRRQAAAARAMLN encoded by the coding sequence CTGAACGGGTACGAGCCGCGCGGGCATCCGGAGCCGGACGGGGACGGCGCGTCCGCCGAACGGCGGCGGCGGTTCGCCGAGGCCGCGCGTGACGAGCGCCCCGACCTGGCCCGGCTGTGTCTGCTGATCGCGGCGGAGGCCGACCCCGCGCTCGACGAGGCGGGCGCGGACGCGGTCCAGATCGAACTGGACGCGCTGGCCGGGCAGCTGCCGTTCGCCCCGGCCGGCGGCCCGCGCCCCTGGGCCCGCAACGTCGCCGAACTGCTCGGCGCGCGCCTCGGCTTCCGGGGCACGCCCGCCGACTACCGGCGCCTGGAGTCGTCGCTGCTGCACGAGGTGCTGCGGCGCCGGCGGGGCCTGCCGATCCTGCTGTCGGTGGTGTGGCTGGAGGTCGCGCGGCGGGCCGGGGCGCCGGTGTACGGGGTGGCGCTGCCGGGGCACTTCGTCGTCGGCTTCGGCGATCCGTACGGCGCGCACGTCCTCGTCGATCCCTTCGACGGCGGGCGGCTGCTGACCGACGAGGACGCGGGGGTGCTGGTCGCGGGCGCGACCGGGGCGCCGCTGACCGAGCAGATGCTCGCGCCGGCCGAACCGCTGGAGATCGTGCTGCGCATCCTGAACAACATCCGGGCGTGGGCGGCGGCCCGGCCGGAGCACAGCGCCGTACAGCTGTGGGCGATCGAGCTGTCCCTGCTGCTGCCCAGCCATCCGGCGCGGCTGCGGCACGACCACGCGCAACTGCTCGTCCAGCGCGGCGACTTCCTGGGCGGCGCGGCCGAGCTGGAGGAGTACGCGCAGGTGGTCGAGGCGGTCGATACGGCCGCGGCCGCGGCGCTGCGCCGTCAGGCCGCGGCGGCCCGGGCCATGCTCAACTGA